A genomic region of Chlorobaculum parvum NCIB 8327 contains the following coding sequences:
- a CDS encoding GNAT family N-acetyltransferase, which translates to MPTIRIAEPSDIDACVRLLHLLFSQEHEFVPDSSKQVAGLEMIIGNPSTGTVFVCESEGRIVGMVALLNLVSTALGKKVAMLEDMIVEPALRGQGIGSQLLDYACKWANENEYGRITLLTDGDNDAAHRFYETHGFSRSSMVAFRKFLENDSTGGTVMNQTESKQDKPEMQAWMCEECGYIYDPAEGDLETNIPPGVCFDKLPGDWCCPVCNGAMSQFKKFESQL; encoded by the coding sequence ATGCCGACTATTCGTATCGCCGAACCGAGCGACATCGACGCCTGCGTCCGGTTGCTGCACCTGCTCTTCAGCCAGGAACACGAATTCGTGCCGGATTCGTCGAAGCAGGTGGCCGGACTCGAAATGATCATCGGCAACCCATCGACGGGCACAGTGTTCGTCTGCGAAAGCGAGGGACGCATCGTCGGCATGGTTGCGCTGCTGAACCTGGTCAGTACGGCGCTCGGCAAGAAGGTTGCGATGCTTGAGGATATGATCGTCGAGCCCGCCCTCCGGGGCCAGGGTATCGGTTCCCAGCTCCTCGATTATGCGTGCAAATGGGCGAATGAAAACGAATACGGGAGGATCACCCTCCTGACCGACGGCGACAACGATGCCGCCCACCGTTTTTACGAAACGCACGGTTTTTCGCGCTCGTCGATGGTGGCCTTCAGGAAATTTCTGGAAAATGACTCAACCGGAGGAACAGTTATGAACCAAACCGAAAGCAAACAGGACAAGCCGGAGATGCAGGCCTGGATGTGTGAGGAGTGCGGTTACATTTACGATCCTGCCGAAGGCGACCTCGAAACCAACATCCCGCCGGGCGTCTGCTTCGACAAGCTTCCCGGTGACTGGTGCTGCCCGGTCTGCAACGGCGCCATGAGCCAGTTCAAAAAATTTGAATCTCAACTCTGA
- a CDS encoding citrate/2-methylcitrate synthase, giving the protein MSILANKDTRAVIIGGVAGVNAAKRMAQFDFLVNRPLTVQAFVYPPEAGQQKEIFRGGELKNVTVYDSLAPALEEHPDINTALIYLGASRAAQAAKEALESPNIQLVSMITEGVPEKDAKRLRKLAQKLGKMLNGPSSIGIMSAGECRLGVIGGEFKNLKLCNLYRQGSFGVLTKSGGLSNEAMWLCAQNGDGITSAVAIGGDAYPGTDFVTYLEMFEKDPATKAVVMIGEVGGNLEEEAAEWLAAEPRRIKLIAAIGGTCQEVLPQGMKFGHAGAKEGKKGAGSARSKMNALRDAGAYVPDTFGGLSKEIKKVYEELIAAGEISTEIDEAVLPELPPSVQEVMKQGEVIVEPLIRTTISDDRGEEPRYAGYAASELCSKGYGIEDVIGLLWNKKLPTREESEIIKRIVMISADHGPAVSGAFGSILAACAGIDMPQAVSAGMTMIGPRFGGAVTNAGKYFKMAVEDYPNDIPGFLSWMKKNVGPVPGIGHRVKSVKNPDQRVKYLVSYIKNETSLHTPCLDYALEVEKVTTAKKGNLILNVDGTIGCILMDLDFPVHSLNGFFVLARTIGMIGHWIDQNNQNSRLIRLYDYLINYAVKPEQEVPEKK; this is encoded by the coding sequence GTGAGCATTCTCGCAAATAAAGATACCCGGGCAGTCATCATCGGCGGCGTAGCAGGCGTCAATGCGGCAAAACGCATGGCCCAGTTTGACTTTCTGGTCAACCGTCCGCTGACCGTCCAGGCTTTCGTGTATCCGCCCGAAGCCGGCCAGCAGAAAGAGATCTTCCGCGGCGGCGAACTCAAGAACGTCACCGTTTACGACTCCCTGGCTCCTGCTCTCGAAGAGCATCCGGATATCAACACCGCACTTATCTACCTCGGCGCATCCCGCGCTGCCCAGGCTGCCAAAGAGGCGCTTGAGTCCCCGAACATTCAGCTGGTCTCGATGATCACTGAAGGTGTTCCGGAAAAGGACGCCAAGCGTCTGAGAAAACTTGCCCAGAAGCTTGGCAAGATGCTGAATGGCCCGTCCTCCATCGGTATCATGTCTGCCGGCGAGTGCCGCCTTGGCGTGATCGGTGGTGAGTTCAAGAACCTGAAGCTTTGCAACCTGTACCGTCAGGGTTCGTTCGGCGTTCTGACCAAGTCCGGTGGCCTGTCCAACGAAGCCATGTGGCTTTGTGCCCAGAACGGCGACGGCATCACCTCTGCCGTGGCTATCGGTGGCGACGCCTATCCCGGCACCGACTTCGTGACCTACCTCGAAATGTTCGAGAAGGATCCCGCAACCAAGGCGGTCGTCATGATCGGCGAGGTTGGTGGTAATCTCGAAGAAGAAGCCGCAGAGTGGCTGGCCGCTGAGCCGCGCCGCATCAAGCTGATCGCCGCCATCGGTGGTACCTGCCAGGAAGTTCTGCCTCAGGGTATGAAGTTCGGCCATGCCGGTGCCAAGGAAGGCAAGAAAGGTGCAGGCTCCGCCCGCTCCAAGATGAACGCACTCCGCGACGCCGGTGCGTACGTTCCGGATACCTTCGGTGGTCTCAGCAAGGAGATCAAAAAAGTCTATGAAGAGCTGATCGCTGCCGGTGAAATCAGCACCGAGATCGACGAGGCTGTGCTGCCTGAGCTGCCGCCGAGCGTTCAGGAGGTCATGAAGCAGGGTGAAGTGATCGTTGAGCCGCTCATCCGCACCACCATTTCCGACGACCGTGGCGAAGAGCCGCGCTATGCCGGTTACGCCGCTTCGGAGCTCTGCTCGAAAGGCTATGGCATCGAAGATGTCATCGGCCTGCTCTGGAACAAAAAGCTTCCGACCCGCGAAGAGTCCGAAATTATCAAACGCATCGTCATGATTTCGGCAGACCACGGTCCTGCCGTGTCGGGTGCGTTTGGTTCGATTCTCGCCGCTTGCGCAGGCATCGACATGCCGCAGGCTGTTTCGGCTGGCATGACCATGATCGGCCCCCGTTTCGGCGGCGCCGTGACCAATGCCGGCAAATACTTCAAGATGGCTGTCGAGGACTACCCGAACGACATCCCCGGCTTCCTTTCCTGGATGAAGAAGAATGTCGGCCCGGTTCCCGGTATCGGCCACAGGGTCAAGAGCGTCAAGAATCCCGACCAGCGCGTGAAGTATCTGGTGAGCTACATCAAGAACGAAACGTCGCTGCACACTCCGTGCCTCGACTACGCGCTTGAGGTCGAGAAGGTCACTACGGCCAAGAAGGGCAACCTGATTCTGAACGTTGATGGCACCATCGGCTGCATTCTGATGGACCTCGACTTCCCGGTGCACTCCCTGAACGGCTTCTTCGTTCTGGCCCGTACCATCGGTATGATCGGCCACTGGATCGATCAGAACAACCAGAACTCGCGCCTCATCAGGCTCTACGACTACCTGATCAACTACGCAGTGAAACCTGAACAAGAGGTTCCTGAAAAGAAGTAA
- a CDS encoding lipocalin family protein, which produces MFGNLLRKRLHRGGPATVPEVDVMKYCGTWYEIASIPSKQQRGCASTKAEYTLDAAKGMVLVRNSCKRNGREKSIRATAVPVDGSGNAKLIVTFFRWIKADYWVIGLADDYSWALVSNPSRTRCWVLSRTPYMDDATYAELLEQLRLKGIDTAQMVKTAQG; this is translated from the coding sequence ATGTTCGGAAATCTTTTACGCAAACGGTTGCATCGCGGCGGGCCAGCCACGGTTCCGGAAGTCGATGTCATGAAATACTGCGGCACGTGGTATGAAATCGCCTCGATACCGAGCAAGCAGCAGCGCGGCTGCGCCAGCACGAAAGCCGAGTACACGCTCGACGCCGCCAAAGGCATGGTGCTGGTACGCAACTCGTGCAAGCGGAACGGCCGGGAAAAATCCATCCGTGCGACCGCCGTGCCCGTAGACGGTAGCGGCAACGCCAAGTTGATCGTCACCTTTTTCAGATGGATCAAAGCTGATTACTGGGTCATCGGGCTGGCCGACGACTACTCGTGGGCGCTGGTGTCGAATCCTTCCAGAACGCGCTGCTGGGTGCTGTCCAGAACGCCGTACATGGATGATGCCACCTACGCAGAGCTGCTCGAGCAGTTGCGCCTGAAGGGAATCGATACAGCTCAGATGGTGAAGACCGCTCAGGGATAA
- a CDS encoding ATP citrate lyase citrate-binding domain-containing protein, producing the protein MAKILEGPAMKLFNKWGIPVPNYVVIMDPDRLAQLGEANKWLRESKLVVKAHEAIGGRFKLGLVKIGLNLEQAIEAAKEMLGAKVGTAEIGQVIIAEMLEHDAEFYVSIIGNKDGAELLISKHGGVDIEDNWDSVRRIQIELDENPTIERLTELAKDAGFEGEIAERVGKICSRLILCFDNEDAQSIEINPLVIRKSDMRFAALDAVMNVDYDARFRHADWDFKPVSEIGRPFTEAEQQIMEIDSRIKGSVKFVEVPGGEIALLTAGGGASVFYADAVVARGGTIANYAEYSGDPADWAVEALTETICRLPNIKHIIVGGAIANFTDVKATFSGIINGFRESKSKGYLEGVKIWVRRGGPNEAQGLAAIKQLQEEGFDIHVYDRSMPMTDIVDMAMKS; encoded by the coding sequence ATGGCTAAAATTCTTGAAGGGCCGGCCATGAAGTTGTTCAACAAATGGGGCATTCCTGTGCCTAATTATGTTGTCATCATGGACCCTGACCGTCTTGCACAGCTTGGTGAAGCTAATAAATGGCTGCGTGAATCGAAACTCGTCGTCAAGGCACACGAAGCCATCGGCGGCCGTTTCAAACTCGGTCTCGTTAAAATTGGTCTTAATCTCGAACAGGCCATCGAAGCTGCCAAAGAGATGCTTGGCGCCAAAGTCGGCACGGCTGAAATCGGCCAGGTCATCATCGCTGAAATGCTCGAGCATGACGCGGAGTTCTACGTTTCGATTATCGGTAACAAAGATGGCGCTGAACTGCTGATTTCCAAGCACGGCGGCGTCGATATCGAAGACAACTGGGACAGCGTCCGCCGTATCCAGATCGAACTCGACGAGAATCCCACCATCGAGCGACTCACCGAGCTTGCCAAGGATGCCGGTTTCGAAGGCGAAATCGCCGAGCGCGTCGGCAAGATCTGCTCCCGTCTCATTCTCTGTTTCGACAACGAGGACGCACAGTCCATCGAAATCAACCCGCTGGTTATCCGCAAGAGCGACATGCGCTTCGCCGCGCTTGACGCCGTTATGAACGTGGACTATGATGCCCGGTTCCGCCATGCCGACTGGGATTTCAAGCCGGTTTCCGAAATCGGCCGTCCGTTCACCGAAGCCGAGCAGCAGATCATGGAGATCGACTCCAGGATCAAGGGTTCGGTCAAGTTCGTTGAGGTTCCCGGTGGTGAAATCGCTCTGCTGACCGCAGGCGGCGGCGCATCGGTCTTCTATGCCGACGCAGTCGTGGCTCGCGGCGGAACCATCGCCAACTATGCAGAATATTCGGGCGACCCGGCCGACTGGGCTGTGGAAGCGCTCACCGAAACCATCTGCCGTCTGCCCAACATCAAGCACATCATTGTCGGCGGCGCTATCGCCAACTTTACCGACGTGAAGGCTACCTTCAGCGGTATCATCAACGGCTTCCGCGAAAGCAAGTCGAAGGGCTACCTCGAAGGCGTAAAAATCTGGGTGCGCCGTGGCGGCCCGAACGAAGCTCAGGGCCTTGCCGCTATCAAGCAGCTCCAGGAGGAAGGCTTCGACATTCACGTCTACGACCGCAGCATGCCGATGACCGATATCGTCGATATGGCGATGAAGTCTTGA
- the rd gene encoding rubredoxin, producing the protein MEQWKCVICGYIYSPEKGDPEGDIQAGTSFEDLPENWICPICGAGKEEFTKE; encoded by the coding sequence ATGGAACAGTGGAAATGCGTGATCTGCGGATACATTTACAGCCCTGAAAAAGGCGATCCCGAGGGAGATATTCAGGCTGGCACGTCGTTTGAAGATCTGCCTGAAAACTGGATTTGCCCGATATGCGGCGCTGGAAAGGAGGAGTTCACAAAGGAGTGA
- a CDS encoding ATP-binding protein, translating into MKAPEERLGSFYLGAEYDLKSGARLEQPVHYDARDLTTHAVCVGMTGSGKTGLCIDLLEEAALDKVPVILVDPKGDMTNLLLQFPNLSPEDFLPWVDQDEARRKGKSPEELAADTASMWKNGLADWGITPDRIRQLKDSAELTIYTPGSDAGIPVNILGSLAAPKLDFTAEAEAIRERIAGTVSALLGLVGIDGDPVKSRESILLSGIFEHFWRAGTDLDLVSLIGSIQNPPMRQVGVFDVNTFYPEKERFELAMTFNALLASPSFQSWLDGEPLDIGTMLYTADAKPRLGIFSLAHLSENERMFFVTLLLENVLTWTRAQQGTSSLRALLYFDEVFGYLPPVSEPPSKRPLMTMLKQARAFGVGCVLVTQNPVDLDYKALTNTGTWFIGKLQAERDKARVLEGLKSAISTAGGSDAGFDFDTVISQLGKRVFLMHNVHEDRPVIFQTRWAMSFLSGPMTRPQIKTLMAGRKNGSTAQSATSSPTPTNGTTSAPTPNAEAELPSGYTAVPPGLDPSIQQLFVPVTVNPVAALARRSGAGASQPLPASAELLYEPALIGCASVDFVDKKRDISRSRQLLLACTDFDVAGNPDWDNSQPVSLTQDELSEQADSKAAGFSALPETLTSARKLSSCNRSFSDWLYRNERMPISIHPATGLFRTEEESKRNFAIRLQQAAREQRDKEVDALEKKYATQLDRIADKIRKEERELAQDEAEHQNRKASELVGIGETLLGFFLGRKSTRGISSAINRRRMTANAKADIEESVETIEELKNQQEEIEAELKEQAAEITARWEHLESALTTEELSPRRSDVVIQIVTTGWLPFWQVTLDQTEGGGTLFLPAYETADAS; encoded by the coding sequence ATGAAAGCTCCCGAAGAACGGCTTGGCTCCTTTTACCTCGGCGCTGAATACGACCTCAAGTCGGGCGCACGTCTTGAGCAACCGGTGCATTACGATGCCCGCGACCTGACCACCCACGCGGTCTGCGTCGGCATGACCGGCAGCGGCAAAACCGGCCTCTGCATCGACCTGCTTGAAGAAGCAGCGCTCGACAAGGTGCCGGTGATCCTCGTCGACCCAAAGGGCGACATGACCAACCTGCTTTTGCAGTTCCCCAACCTCTCGCCCGAAGATTTCCTGCCGTGGGTCGATCAGGACGAGGCGCGTCGCAAAGGCAAAAGCCCCGAAGAGCTTGCCGCGGATACTGCCTCGATGTGGAAAAACGGTCTGGCTGACTGGGGAATCACTCCTGATCGCATTCGTCAACTCAAGGATTCGGCGGAGCTTACCATCTATACCCCTGGCTCCGATGCCGGGATTCCGGTAAACATTCTCGGCAGCCTTGCCGCTCCCAAGCTCGATTTCACCGCAGAAGCTGAGGCGATCCGTGAACGCATCGCCGGAACGGTCAGCGCCCTGCTCGGCCTCGTCGGCATCGATGGCGATCCGGTCAAAAGCCGCGAATCGATTCTGCTCTCCGGAATCTTCGAGCATTTCTGGCGAGCGGGCACCGACCTCGATCTGGTCTCGCTGATCGGCTCCATCCAGAACCCGCCGATGCGACAGGTCGGCGTGTTCGACGTCAACACTTTCTACCCCGAAAAAGAGCGCTTCGAACTCGCCATGACCTTCAATGCCCTGCTCGCCTCGCCGTCGTTCCAGAGCTGGCTTGACGGCGAACCGCTCGACATCGGCACCATGCTGTACACCGCCGATGCCAAGCCTCGCCTCGGAATCTTCTCGCTGGCCCACCTTTCGGAAAACGAGCGGATGTTCTTCGTCACGCTGCTGCTCGAAAACGTCCTGACCTGGACGCGAGCCCAGCAAGGCACGTCGAGCCTTCGGGCGCTACTCTATTTCGACGAGGTGTTTGGCTACCTGCCTCCGGTCTCCGAACCACCATCGAAACGGCCGCTCATGACGATGCTGAAACAGGCCCGCGCGTTCGGCGTCGGCTGCGTACTGGTGACGCAGAACCCGGTCGATCTGGACTACAAGGCGCTGACCAACACCGGCACCTGGTTCATCGGCAAATTGCAGGCCGAGCGCGACAAGGCGCGCGTGCTCGAAGGACTGAAAAGCGCCATCAGCACGGCAGGCGGGTCGGATGCCGGATTCGATTTCGACACGGTCATCAGCCAGCTCGGCAAGCGCGTCTTCCTCATGCACAACGTTCACGAAGACCGTCCGGTAATCTTCCAGACCCGCTGGGCGATGAGCTTCCTCTCCGGTCCGATGACCCGCCCGCAGATCAAAACCCTCATGGCCGGGCGCAAAAATGGCTCAACCGCTCAATCAGCAACGTCCAGCCCAACGCCCACAAACGGCACAACTTCCGCTCCGACTCCGAATGCCGAAGCTGAGTTGCCATCCGGATACACAGCCGTTCCGCCGGGGTTAGACCCTTCGATACAGCAACTGTTCGTGCCGGTCACCGTCAATCCGGTAGCCGCTCTCGCCCGACGTTCCGGAGCGGGCGCTTCGCAGCCGTTACCGGCATCAGCAGAGCTGTTGTACGAACCCGCGCTCATCGGCTGCGCTTCGGTCGATTTCGTGGATAAAAAACGGGACATCAGCCGAAGCCGGCAGCTGCTTCTTGCCTGCACGGATTTCGATGTCGCGGGCAATCCCGACTGGGACAACAGTCAACCGGTCAGCCTTACCCAAGACGAACTTTCGGAGCAAGCCGACTCCAAAGCAGCCGGATTCTCCGCCTTGCCCGAAACGCTCACCAGCGCCCGAAAGCTATCGTCGTGCAACCGCTCGTTTTCCGACTGGCTGTACCGGAATGAACGTATGCCGATCTCCATCCATCCGGCGACAGGCCTGTTCCGTACCGAGGAAGAGAGCAAACGCAATTTCGCCATTCGCTTGCAACAAGCCGCTCGCGAACAGCGTGACAAGGAGGTCGATGCGCTCGAAAAGAAATATGCCACCCAGCTTGACCGCATTGCCGACAAGATCAGGAAAGAGGAGCGCGAGCTGGCGCAGGATGAGGCCGAACATCAGAACCGCAAAGCCAGCGAACTGGTCGGGATCGGCGAAACATTGCTGGGCTTCTTTCTCGGGAGAAAAAGCACCCGGGGCATCAGCAGCGCCATCAACCGCCGCCGCATGACGGCCAACGCCAAGGCGGATATCGAAGAGTCGGTCGAGACCATCGAGGAGCTGAAAAACCAGCAGGAGGAGATAGAGGCTGAATTGAAAGAGCAGGCAGCGGAAATCACGGCGCGGTGGGAACATCTCGAATCGGCGCTCACGACCGAAGAGCTCTCGCCCCGGCGGAGCGACGTGGTAATTCAGATCGTCACAACCGGCTGGCTCCCCTTCTGGCAGGTCACGCTCGATCAGACCGAGGGCGGTGGAACGCTTTTTCTGCCGGCATACGAAACTGCGGACGCATCGTAA
- a CDS encoding TMEM165/GDT1 family protein has product MQAFWLSFAMIFLAELGDKSQLLALALATCYSPRTVLWGIFWSTLAVHVFSTGIGWLMGDLLPTDLITFAAGVSFVIFGFWTLRGDSLDNDDEAGECKTGVNPFWLVFSTFFMAELGDKTMLSTISLATTNPFIPVWIGSTLGMVVSDGLAVMVGRMMGRNLPEKVVTTGAAIVFFLFGVYWMYLGGVMLSLMIWGIALLVLVVAALFFFRDLIWKQRGNEA; this is encoded by the coding sequence ATGCAGGCATTCTGGCTCTCTTTCGCGATGATTTTTCTGGCCGAGCTTGGCGATAAAAGCCAGCTTCTGGCCCTTGCTTTGGCGACCTGCTACAGTCCGCGTACGGTGCTGTGGGGAATTTTCTGGTCGACGCTTGCCGTGCACGTCTTTTCGACGGGTATCGGCTGGCTGATGGGAGATTTGCTGCCGACCGATCTTATCACTTTTGCTGCTGGAGTGTCGTTTGTCATCTTCGGCTTCTGGACGCTTCGCGGCGACAGCCTCGACAACGATGATGAGGCGGGGGAGTGCAAAACCGGCGTCAATCCTTTCTGGCTGGTTTTCTCGACCTTTTTCATGGCTGAACTTGGCGACAAGACCATGCTCTCCACAATCAGCCTCGCCACCACGAATCCATTTATTCCGGTCTGGATAGGCTCAACCCTGGGCATGGTGGTGTCGGATGGCCTGGCGGTCATGGTCGGCAGGATGATGGGCAGGAACCTGCCGGAAAAGGTCGTGACCACGGGAGCCGCTATCGTTTTTTTCCTGTTCGGCGTTTACTGGATGTACCTCGGCGGCGTCATGCTCTCCCTGATGATCTGGGGAATTGCGCTACTCGTGCTGGTTGTTGCCGCACTCTTCTTTTTCCGTGATCTGATCTGGAAGCAGCGCGGCAACGAAGCCTGA
- a CDS encoding ABC transporter ATP-binding protein: MIKLLELRDLSFGYDKGGPPVFEHLSLEVRSGELLVIKGASGSGKSTLLRLICRLNTPRSGSILFKGENTSGMKPSSLRSMVTYVPQIPQMIDGSIRDNLLLPFTFVQGQRKTAPDDQTLERMLEAFYLNGVTLAQSANKLSVGQKQRLSIMRAILTEPDVLLLDEPTSALDAESATMVFSIIERLNTEEGKTVLIVTHSDYQPDVPQARSCTFRNGNLECA; encoded by the coding sequence ATGATAAAACTCCTTGAACTCAGAGACCTTTCGTTCGGCTACGACAAAGGTGGACCGCCGGTTTTCGAGCATCTTTCCCTTGAGGTGCGATCCGGCGAGCTGCTCGTCATCAAGGGGGCATCGGGAAGCGGCAAGTCAACCCTGTTACGACTCATCTGCCGGCTGAACACGCCTCGCTCCGGGTCGATTCTTTTCAAGGGCGAGAACACAAGCGGAATGAAGCCCTCTTCGCTTCGCTCGATGGTGACCTATGTGCCGCAGATTCCGCAGATGATCGATGGCTCGATTCGCGACAACCTGCTTCTTCCGTTCACCTTTGTACAGGGCCAGCGTAAAACGGCACCGGATGACCAAACGCTTGAGCGGATGCTCGAAGCCTTCTATCTGAACGGCGTCACGCTTGCGCAATCGGCAAACAAGCTGTCGGTCGGTCAGAAACAGCGCCTGTCGATCATGCGCGCGATTCTCACCGAGCCCGATGTGCTGCTGCTCGACGAACCGACCTCGGCGCTCGATGCCGAAAGCGCGACGATGGTTTTTTCGATCATCGAACGACTCAACACCGAGGAGGGCAAAACTGTGCTCATCGTTACGCATAGCGACTACCAGCCAGACGTTCCGCAGGCACGAAGCTGCACCTTCCGCAACGGAAACCTTGAATGCGCATGA
- the lgt gene encoding prolipoprotein diacylglyceryl transferase: MHDFITWWQHLPYDMNPIIFSVGPVAIRWYGTMYIIAFAIVWLLSKYRIATEKLPFDKSFPGDALTWAMGGVLIGGRLGYILFYGFEWFLQDPIGTLLPFNFGNGTCAFAGITGMSFHGGLIGVALALWLFTRKHKVDFLKTVDLFIPALPLGYTFGRLGNFINGELYGRVTTSAIGMYFPAAPTVALRHPSQLYEAFFEGIVLFIILWSIRKKAPWPGFLSGLYLIGYGTVRFFIEFYREPDAQLGFVFLNFSMGQVLCFLMIAAGIGILVWSKRRAAGAVASENKK; the protein is encoded by the coding sequence ATGCACGATTTCATTACCTGGTGGCAGCATCTACCATACGACATGAACCCCATCATTTTTTCTGTCGGCCCTGTTGCCATCCGCTGGTACGGAACCATGTATATCATTGCGTTCGCGATCGTCTGGCTGCTTTCGAAGTACAGAATCGCGACTGAAAAACTCCCCTTCGACAAGAGCTTTCCCGGTGATGCCCTTACCTGGGCGATGGGCGGGGTGCTGATCGGCGGGCGTCTTGGCTACATCCTTTTTTACGGTTTCGAATGGTTTCTGCAGGATCCCATCGGAACCCTGCTGCCGTTCAACTTCGGTAATGGAACCTGCGCCTTCGCGGGCATTACCGGCATGTCGTTCCACGGCGGGCTGATCGGCGTTGCCCTCGCCTTGTGGCTGTTTACCCGAAAGCACAAGGTTGATTTTCTCAAAACCGTTGATCTCTTCATTCCCGCCCTGCCGCTCGGCTATACCTTCGGCCGTCTCGGCAACTTCATCAACGGCGAACTCTACGGCCGCGTCACAACCTCGGCCATCGGCATGTACTTCCCTGCCGCTCCAACCGTGGCGCTACGCCATCCTTCCCAGCTTTACGAAGCATTTTTCGAAGGCATCGTGCTTTTCATCATCCTCTGGTCGATTCGCAAAAAAGCTCCGTGGCCCGGCTTTCTCTCCGGTCTTTACCTTATCGGCTACGGCACGGTACGCTTTTTCATCGAATTCTACCGCGAACCCGACGCCCAGCTCGGCTTTGTCTTCCTGAACTTCTCGATGGGCCAGGTGTTATGCTTTCTGATGATTGCGGCGGGAATCGGGATTCTGGTGTGGTCTAAGCGGCGGGCGGCAGGAGCTGTGGCGAGCGAGAACAAGAAATAA
- a CDS encoding ABC transporter permease yields the protein MNPIIEISIPQLLLALLFILVAQATSFIHKLGLNKDITIGTIRTVSQLFVMGYALTFIFGANNPWLTVGIFVVMVFSAVFIVRGRVKEKQIAYEVPTFLTMVSSYFLTALFVSWLVIGVHPWWDPRYFIPTAGMVIGNSMSALAISIERLFSQMRQQRELVEMKLCLGANFKEASRDIFKGAVKAGMIPSINAMMGVGLVFIPGMMSGQILAGADPLIAIRYQIVVMFMLVGSTAMSTIIVTLIIRRRCFGKSEELVVSAD from the coding sequence ATGAACCCGATCATAGAAATTTCCATCCCGCAGCTGCTGCTTGCGCTGCTCTTTATCCTCGTTGCGCAGGCAACCTCGTTCATCCACAAGCTCGGGCTGAACAAGGACATCACCATCGGAACGATCCGCACGGTCTCTCAGCTCTTCGTTATGGGGTACGCCCTGACCTTCATCTTTGGCGCCAACAATCCGTGGCTGACGGTCGGCATCTTTGTTGTCATGGTCTTCTCGGCGGTGTTCATCGTGCGGGGGAGGGTGAAGGAGAAGCAGATCGCCTACGAAGTGCCGACTTTTTTGACGATGGTATCAAGCTACTTTCTGACGGCGCTTTTCGTCTCGTGGCTGGTGATCGGCGTGCACCCGTGGTGGGATCCGCGCTACTTCATTCCGACGGCGGGCATGGTGATAGGCAACTCGATGTCCGCGCTCGCGATCTCCATCGAGCGGCTTTTCTCGCAGATGCGCCAGCAGCGCGAGCTGGTGGAGATGAAACTCTGCCTCGGCGCGAACTTCAAGGAGGCGAGCCGCGACATCTTCAAAGGAGCGGTCAAGGCGGGTATGATTCCCTCGATCAACGCCATGATGGGCGTCGGCCTTGTGTTCATCCCCGGCATGATGTCCGGCCAGATCCTCGCAGGGGCCGACCCACTTATCGCCATCCGCTACCAGATCGTCGTCATGTTCATGCTCGTCGGCTCCACCGCTATGAGCACCATCATCGTGACGCTCATCATCCGCCGCCGTTGCTTCGGAAAAAGCGAAGAGCTGGTTGTGTCGGCGGACTAA